GATACCATCTCCGGAGCGGGCATCGATGGCCACCGCTACCTTACTGACATTTTCTTCCTCGAGCATGCCGGCAAGCACCGTCAGCATGACCACCGGCAGATTGTCCACGCAATAGTAGCCGGCGTCCTCCAGCAGATTGAGGGCGACGGACTTGCCGGACCCGGAAAGTCCGCTGATCAGTATGAGTTCCATGGGGGCAGAGCATAATCAAGGCGGCGCAGCGTATCAACCCGCGGCATAATATAAAAAAATGGAGATGATCATGCCCACGGCACTTCCTTTGCTCGACCTGCCTTTCCTGGCGGAACTGACGGCGCTGCGCCGCGATATCCACGCCCACCCCGAACTGGCCTTCAACGAGAACCGCACGGCCGACATCGTCGCCCGCGAACTGGAAGCCTATGGTCTGGAAGTGCATCGCGGCATTGCCAAAACCGGTGTCGTTGGCATTTTGCGCGCCGGGACATCGAAGAAAATGGTCGGCTTGCGCGCCGACATGGATGCCCTGCCGCTCGCCGAGATGAACGAATTCCCGCATCACTCACGGCATCAGGGAAAGATGCATGCCTGTGGCCACGATGGTCACACCGCCATGCTCCTTGGCGCGGCGCGTTATCTGGCCGGGAAGCCGGATTTCGACGGTATCGCCGTGTTCATCTTCCAGCCAGCCGAGGAATCCGAGGGCGGCGCGGCGGTGATGATCGAAGATGGGCTGTTCGAGCGTTTCCCGGTCGAGGCAGTGTTCGGCCTGCATAACTGGCCGGGCATTCCCGTCGGGGAGATGGCGGTCATGCCGGGGCCGGTGATGGCCGGTACCTGTGCCTTCGAGATCATCGTGCGTGGCCACGGCTGCCACGCTGCCATGCCGCATCAGGGGGTGGACTCCATCGTCGCCGGAGCGCAACTGGTGCAGGCCTTGCAAACGGTGGTCAGCCGAACACTGCATCCGTGTGAATCGGCCGTGGTCAGCGTGACGCAAT
The DNA window shown above is from Dechloromonas sp. HYN0024 and carries:
- a CDS encoding M20 aminoacylase family protein; the encoded protein is MPTALPLLDLPFLAELTALRRDIHAHPELAFNENRTADIVARELEAYGLEVHRGIAKTGVVGILRAGTSKKMVGLRADMDALPLAEMNEFPHHSRHQGKMHACGHDGHTAMLLGAARYLAGKPDFDGIAVFIFQPAEESEGGAAVMIEDGLFERFPVEAVFGLHNWPGIPVGEMAVMPGPVMAGTCAFEIIVRGHGCHAAMPHQGVDSIVAGAQLVQALQTVVSRTLHPCESAVVSVTQFHAGEAWNIIPEEVVLRGTIRSFKPAVQEGIERAVERLCSGIAAANGAQIGVKFDHRYPPTVNSVNEAKFCQTVAAEVFKPERVLTDILPSMGAEDFAYMLNEKPGCYVWLGNGPGTGGCTLHNPHYDFNDELLTLGASYWVRLVQRYLPVSPVA